In a single window of the Alosa sapidissima isolate fAloSap1 chromosome 18, fAloSap1.pri, whole genome shotgun sequence genome:
- the si:ch73-40a2.1 gene encoding tyrosine-protein kinase receptor TYRO3 isoform X1: MASVIRMSMMWTIYIPCLTWICVSIVPARAVIEEELFNSLHQTDLKWTSSPQKAWSEITFRLGADSDHSVFQACANIPPGSTTKRLTTFWIPKKDARNVLLDIKFAQEIESESLSPLTISVKDPSSSRRSARRVRLISKLSAPKGFPVDADLRDVEVMEKYLHSVQGIDVGEVSSDFQLDFSYSGPCVFVAAVRLYYKQCPTFQGNLTKFRAAPAGSGLQRGTCAGGSVEDIAPQSVCGADGSWGPLQGMCLCPPGHEEVQGSCKVCRIGTFKPNNGSGGCHQCPPNSETKVAGAQQCVCVHGYSKLRDDPVHLGCTKSPSEPVNLTHHQLNDSTLTLRWEPPSNLGGRQEVTYTVECWQRASETSDQWAHCNNATRVLPRPTDLTATAVNVTGLQAHLDYKLVVRASNAVGSGGHTSTTIHKWKVPVINPATPSEPDPEKALVEQGSPSLQLLVGVLGGGVLLMVLVPAVLYLLRRKYKRLIPLPEEPLLPLHPVVTYRRDVEPQPDPVPPTGECARGYPAPLQVLAGLNERLLSSLKEVLVERASLTLGKELGKGEFGSVFEGIFSPQGGVEMKVAVKTMRAGIHSHEDLETFLKEAEIMRHFDHENVVSLLGVTLEHNQDSSIPVPLVILPFLRHGDLRRFLIATRYGDIPMFVPYQSLLRFMIDIAAGMEYLSSKGFLHRDLAARNCMLGDDLHVRVADFGLSKSVYSGNYYRQKVAIRLPMKWMAMESLSESMFSIKTDVWSFGVTMWEIMSRGKTPYPGVHNHDLLAYLEASHRLKPPADCESTLYEVMQSCWKSDPAQRPGFAELGMQLKGLLSELPPLEASKEAHYINQGLEAAIQGGASGVDTDLEEAAEGNIYLPEPYLLPHGTEQEGGGGKDDEGYLLFVKCGSAHGPKD; this comes from the exons ATGGCATCGGTAATACGCATGTCAATGATGTGGACAATCTACATACCGTGTTTAACCTGGATATGCGTCTCCATCGTGCCAGCTCGGGCGGTAATAGAAG AGGAACTTTTCAACTCTCTCCATCAGACAGATCTGAAATGGACGTCCTCGCCACAGAAAGCT TGGAGTGAAATTACATTTAGACTTGGTGCCGACTCGGATCACTCAGTTTTTCAAGCTTGTGCCAACATTCCCCCAGGCAGTACCACCAAACGCTTGACTACCTTTTGGATTCCAAAAAAGGATGCTCGTAACGTATTACTGGATATAAAGTTTGCACAGGAGATCGAATCGGAGTCTCTAAGTCCTTTAACTATCTCTGTAAAGGACCCTTCCTCGTCGAGAAGGTCAGCCCGGAGAGTAAGGTTGATTTCCAAACTCAGCGCACCAAAAGGCTTTCCAGTGGACGCCGATTTGAGGGATGTGGAGGTTATGGAGAAGTACCTTCATAGCGTGCAGGGGATAGACGTCGGAGAGGTGTCGTCGGACTTTCAGCTGGACTTCTCTTACTCCGGCCCCTGCGTTTTCGTCGCCGCTGTGAGGCTGTACTATAAGCAGTGCCCTACGTTTCAGGGCAACCTGACCAAATTCAGGGCGGCACCAGCCGGGTCTGGGCTTCAGAGGGGCACATGCGCGGGTGGTTCCGTGGAGGACATTGCTCCTCAAAGCGTCTGCGGAGCTGATGGATCCTGGGGACCGTTGCAGGGGATGTGTCTGTGCCCGCCAGGTCACGAGGAGGTACAAGGTTCTTGTAAAG TCTGCAGGATTGGCACTTTCAAGCCAAACAATGGGAGTGGAGGATGCCACCAGTGCCCCCCCAACAGTGAGACTAAGGTGGCGGGTGCacagcagtgtgtttgtgtccatggATACTCTAAGTTGCGAGATGATCCCGTTCACCTTGGCTGTACAA aaTCACCTTCAGAGCCTGTTAACCTGACGCATCATCAGCTCAATGACTCCACCCTAACTCTACGCTGGGAACCGCCCTCCAACCTGGGCGGCCGACAGGAAGTGACATACACGGTAGAGTGCTGGCAGAGGGCGAGCGAGACGAGTGACCAGTGGGCCCACTGCAATAATGCCACCCGCGTCCTCCCCAGGCCCACTGACCTGACGGCCACTGCGGTCAATGTTACGGGACTTCAGGCCCATCTGGACTACAAACTAGTCGTTAGGGCCAGTAACGCCGTGGGATCCGGTGGTCATACCTCAACTACCATCCACAAAT GGAAGGTTCCGGTCATAAACCCCGCCACTCCTTCAGAACCAGATCCGGAGAAAGCACTGGTGGAGCAGGGGTCTCCATCTCTTCAGCTGCTGGTTGGTGTGTTGGGTGGAGGTGTGCTGCTTATGGTCCTAGTGCCTGCTGTGTTGTATCTGCTGCGCAGGAAATACAAGAGGCTCAT TCCATTACCGGAGGAGCCTCTGTTGCCCTTGCACCCTGTGGTGACTTACAGACGAGATGTGGAACCCCAGCCTGATCCAGTACCACCTACTGGGGAGTGTGCAAGAGGTTACCCAG ctCCGCTCCAGGTGCTCGCTGGCCTCAATGAGAGGCTCCTGTCCAGCCTGAAGGAGGTGCTGGTGGAACGGGCTAGTCTGACGCTGGGCAAAGAGCTGGGCAAGG gGGAGTTTGGATCTGTGTTTGAAGGGATCTTCAGTCCACAGGGAGGAGTGGAGATGAAGGTGGCAGTGAAAACAATGAGAG CGGGTATCCACTCCCACGAGGATCTGGAGACCTTCTTGAAGGAAGCTGAGATCATGAGACATTTTGACCATGAAAATGTGGTCAGTCTCCTGG GTGTCACTCTAGAGCATAATCAGGACTCCTCCATCCCTGTGCCTCTGGTGATCCTGCCCTTCCTGAGGCATGGAGACCTGCGGCGTTTCCTAATCGCCACTCGCTACGGGGACATTCCCATG TTTGTACCCTATCAGAGTCTGCTGCGCTTCATGATTGACATCGCTGCTGGGATGGAATATCTGAGTTCCAAAGGCTTCTTGCATCGGGACCTGGCTGCACGCAATTGCAT GTTGGGGGATGACTTGCATGTGCGTGTGGCGGACTTTGGCCTCTCCAAGAGTGTCTACAGTGGCAACTACTACAGGCAGAAAGTGGCCATCCGTTTGCCTATGAAGTGGATGGCCATGGAGAGTCTGTCTGAGTCCATGTTCTCCATCAAAACAGATGTG TGGTCCTTTGGGGTGACCATGTGGGAGATCATGTCCCGGGGGAAGACGCCCTACCCCGGTGTTCACAACCATGACCTCCTGGCTTATCTGGAGGCTAGCCACAGGCTGAAACCACCTGCGGACTGTGAAAGCACGCt ataTGAGGTGATGCAGAGCTGCTGGAAGAGTGACCCAGCACAGAGGCCTGGCTTTGCAGAGCTCGGTATGCAACTCAAAGGCCTTCTGTCCGAGCTCCCACCCCTGGAGGCCAGCAAGGAGGCCCACTACATCAACCAGGGCCTGGAAGCTGCCATTCAGGGGGGTGCATCCGGAGTGGACACCGATTTGGAGGAAGCTGCTGAGGGCAACATTTACCTGCCAGAACCGTACCTTCTTCCACACGGGACAGAGCAAGAGGGGGGTGGCGGGAAAGACGACGAGGGATATTTGTTGTTTGTTAAGTGTGGTTCAGCTCATGGGCCAAAGGACTAA
- the si:ch73-40a2.1 gene encoding tyrosine-protein kinase receptor TYRO3 isoform X2, with protein sequence MASVIRMSMMWTIYIPCLTWICVSIVPARAVIEEELFNSLHQTDLKWTSSPQKAWSEITFRLGADSDHSVFQACANIPPGSTTKRLTTFWIPKKDARNVLLDIKFAQEIESESLSPLTISVKDPSSSRRSARRVRLISKLSAPKGFPVDADLRDVEVMEKYLHSVQGIDVGEVSSDFQLDFSYSGPCVFVAAVRLYYKQCPTFQGNLTKFRAAPAGSGLQRGTCAGGSVEDIAPQSVCGADGSWGPLQGMCLCPPGHEEVQGSCKVCRIGTFKPNNGSGGCHQCPPNSETKVAGAQQCVCVHGYSKLRDDPVHLGCTKSPSEPVNLTHHQLNDSTLTLRWEPPSNLGGRQEVTYTVECWQRASETSDQWAHCNNATRVLPRPTDLTATAVNVTGLQAHLDYKLVVRASNAVGSGGHTSTTIHKWKVPVINPATPSEPDPEKALVEQGSPSLQLLVGVLGGGVLLMVLVPAVLYLLRRKYKRLIPLPEEPLLPLHPVVTYRRDVEPQPDPVPPTGECARAPLQVLAGLNERLLSSLKEVLVERASLTLGKELGKGEFGSVFEGIFSPQGGVEMKVAVKTMRAGIHSHEDLETFLKEAEIMRHFDHENVVSLLGVTLEHNQDSSIPVPLVILPFLRHGDLRRFLIATRYGDIPMFVPYQSLLRFMIDIAAGMEYLSSKGFLHRDLAARNCMLGDDLHVRVADFGLSKSVYSGNYYRQKVAIRLPMKWMAMESLSESMFSIKTDVWSFGVTMWEIMSRGKTPYPGVHNHDLLAYLEASHRLKPPADCESTLYEVMQSCWKSDPAQRPGFAELGMQLKGLLSELPPLEASKEAHYINQGLEAAIQGGASGVDTDLEEAAEGNIYLPEPYLLPHGTEQEGGGGKDDEGYLLFVKCGSAHGPKD encoded by the exons ATGGCATCGGTAATACGCATGTCAATGATGTGGACAATCTACATACCGTGTTTAACCTGGATATGCGTCTCCATCGTGCCAGCTCGGGCGGTAATAGAAG AGGAACTTTTCAACTCTCTCCATCAGACAGATCTGAAATGGACGTCCTCGCCACAGAAAGCT TGGAGTGAAATTACATTTAGACTTGGTGCCGACTCGGATCACTCAGTTTTTCAAGCTTGTGCCAACATTCCCCCAGGCAGTACCACCAAACGCTTGACTACCTTTTGGATTCCAAAAAAGGATGCTCGTAACGTATTACTGGATATAAAGTTTGCACAGGAGATCGAATCGGAGTCTCTAAGTCCTTTAACTATCTCTGTAAAGGACCCTTCCTCGTCGAGAAGGTCAGCCCGGAGAGTAAGGTTGATTTCCAAACTCAGCGCACCAAAAGGCTTTCCAGTGGACGCCGATTTGAGGGATGTGGAGGTTATGGAGAAGTACCTTCATAGCGTGCAGGGGATAGACGTCGGAGAGGTGTCGTCGGACTTTCAGCTGGACTTCTCTTACTCCGGCCCCTGCGTTTTCGTCGCCGCTGTGAGGCTGTACTATAAGCAGTGCCCTACGTTTCAGGGCAACCTGACCAAATTCAGGGCGGCACCAGCCGGGTCTGGGCTTCAGAGGGGCACATGCGCGGGTGGTTCCGTGGAGGACATTGCTCCTCAAAGCGTCTGCGGAGCTGATGGATCCTGGGGACCGTTGCAGGGGATGTGTCTGTGCCCGCCAGGTCACGAGGAGGTACAAGGTTCTTGTAAAG TCTGCAGGATTGGCACTTTCAAGCCAAACAATGGGAGTGGAGGATGCCACCAGTGCCCCCCCAACAGTGAGACTAAGGTGGCGGGTGCacagcagtgtgtttgtgtccatggATACTCTAAGTTGCGAGATGATCCCGTTCACCTTGGCTGTACAA aaTCACCTTCAGAGCCTGTTAACCTGACGCATCATCAGCTCAATGACTCCACCCTAACTCTACGCTGGGAACCGCCCTCCAACCTGGGCGGCCGACAGGAAGTGACATACACGGTAGAGTGCTGGCAGAGGGCGAGCGAGACGAGTGACCAGTGGGCCCACTGCAATAATGCCACCCGCGTCCTCCCCAGGCCCACTGACCTGACGGCCACTGCGGTCAATGTTACGGGACTTCAGGCCCATCTGGACTACAAACTAGTCGTTAGGGCCAGTAACGCCGTGGGATCCGGTGGTCATACCTCAACTACCATCCACAAAT GGAAGGTTCCGGTCATAAACCCCGCCACTCCTTCAGAACCAGATCCGGAGAAAGCACTGGTGGAGCAGGGGTCTCCATCTCTTCAGCTGCTGGTTGGTGTGTTGGGTGGAGGTGTGCTGCTTATGGTCCTAGTGCCTGCTGTGTTGTATCTGCTGCGCAGGAAATACAAGAGGCTCAT TCCATTACCGGAGGAGCCTCTGTTGCCCTTGCACCCTGTGGTGACTTACAGACGAGATGTGGAACCCCAGCCTGATCCAGTACCACCTACTGGGGAGTGTGCAAGAG ctCCGCTCCAGGTGCTCGCTGGCCTCAATGAGAGGCTCCTGTCCAGCCTGAAGGAGGTGCTGGTGGAACGGGCTAGTCTGACGCTGGGCAAAGAGCTGGGCAAGG gGGAGTTTGGATCTGTGTTTGAAGGGATCTTCAGTCCACAGGGAGGAGTGGAGATGAAGGTGGCAGTGAAAACAATGAGAG CGGGTATCCACTCCCACGAGGATCTGGAGACCTTCTTGAAGGAAGCTGAGATCATGAGACATTTTGACCATGAAAATGTGGTCAGTCTCCTGG GTGTCACTCTAGAGCATAATCAGGACTCCTCCATCCCTGTGCCTCTGGTGATCCTGCCCTTCCTGAGGCATGGAGACCTGCGGCGTTTCCTAATCGCCACTCGCTACGGGGACATTCCCATG TTTGTACCCTATCAGAGTCTGCTGCGCTTCATGATTGACATCGCTGCTGGGATGGAATATCTGAGTTCCAAAGGCTTCTTGCATCGGGACCTGGCTGCACGCAATTGCAT GTTGGGGGATGACTTGCATGTGCGTGTGGCGGACTTTGGCCTCTCCAAGAGTGTCTACAGTGGCAACTACTACAGGCAGAAAGTGGCCATCCGTTTGCCTATGAAGTGGATGGCCATGGAGAGTCTGTCTGAGTCCATGTTCTCCATCAAAACAGATGTG TGGTCCTTTGGGGTGACCATGTGGGAGATCATGTCCCGGGGGAAGACGCCCTACCCCGGTGTTCACAACCATGACCTCCTGGCTTATCTGGAGGCTAGCCACAGGCTGAAACCACCTGCGGACTGTGAAAGCACGCt ataTGAGGTGATGCAGAGCTGCTGGAAGAGTGACCCAGCACAGAGGCCTGGCTTTGCAGAGCTCGGTATGCAACTCAAAGGCCTTCTGTCCGAGCTCCCACCCCTGGAGGCCAGCAAGGAGGCCCACTACATCAACCAGGGCCTGGAAGCTGCCATTCAGGGGGGTGCATCCGGAGTGGACACCGATTTGGAGGAAGCTGCTGAGGGCAACATTTACCTGCCAGAACCGTACCTTCTTCCACACGGGACAGAGCAAGAGGGGGGTGGCGGGAAAGACGACGAGGGATATTTGTTGTTTGTTAAGTGTGGTTCAGCTCATGGGCCAAAGGACTAA